A section of the Lampris incognitus isolate fLamInc1 chromosome 8, fLamInc1.hap2, whole genome shotgun sequence genome encodes:
- the sumf2 gene encoding inactive C-alpha-formylglycine-generating enzyme 2 — MHAKFALWISAIFCIALSDDEGVVDIPGGKLTMGTDAPDGRDGESPTKEVTVGPFRIDRYPVTNADFRDFVRAEKYKTEAETFGWSFVFQDFVSEELKSKVTERIESAPWWLPIKGVFWRQPAGPGSGIRERLNFPVVQVSWNDAQAFCHWKGQRLPTEEEWEWAARGGLQGRTYPWGNKFQSNRTNLWQGLFPDGDTAEDGYHGISPVTAFPPQNSFGLYDMMGNAWEWTATPFHGAQQMYVLRGASWIDTKDGSANHKARITTRMGNTPDSASDNLGFRCAASTSNARKKKTEL; from the exons ATGCATGCCAAGTTTGCCTTGTGGATTTCCGCTATCTTCTGCATAGCGTTGTCAG ATGACGAAGGGGTGGTGGACATCCCGGGAGGAAAGCTAACAATGGGAACAGATGCGCCCGATGGGAGAGACGGAGAGTCCCCAACGAAAGAAGTCACAGTTGGCCCCTTCAGAATAGACAGATACCCTGTCACAAATGCTGATTTCAG AGACTTTGTGAGAGCAGAGAAATATAAAACGGAAGCTGAGACATTTGGCTGGAGTTTCGTATTTCAAGATTTTGTATCAGAAGAGCTGAAGAGCAAGGTCACAGAGAGGATAGAG TCTGCACCTTGGTGGTTGCCTATAAAGGGGGTATTTTGGAGACAG CCTGCAGGTCCTGGCTCAGGTATACGGGAACGCCTCAACTTCCCAGTGGTTCAAGTGAGCTGGAATGATGCCCAGGCCTTCTGCCACTGGAAGGGGCAGAGACTACCCACTGAGGAAGAGTGGGAATGGGCTGCACGTGGGGGACTACAGG GTAGGACGTATCCTTGGGGAAACAAGTTTCAGTCCAACCGAACCAACCTGTGGCAG GGATTGTTTCCGGATGGAGATACTGCAGAAGATGGTTATCATGGTATCTCCCCTGTCACAGCTTTTCCTCCTCAGAACAGTTTTG GACTGTATGACATGATGGGAAATGCTtgggaatggaccgccacgccgtTTCATGGAGCACAGCAGATGTATGTCCTGCGTGGTGCTTCATGGATTGACACTAAAGATGGATCAGCCAATCACAAGGCACGAATAACTACCAG GATGGGCAATACTCCTGACTCAGCCTCTGACAACCTGGGCTTCAGGTGCGCTGCCAGTACTAGCAACGCCAGAAAGAAGAAAACAGAACTGTAG
- the bicdl2l gene encoding bicaudal-D-related protein 2-like, translating into MDDSVPFSVLNERMKPHFTAMDRLCSSLNTLQDRQRGSLRSTSSTVQPTVLPPTSEPEPDPESLDCGTTVDPEEPGDKQERADSNSDGLLSLTVEEEDVADQVSIDNLVPILTLEDMNLFGHEELAVVLESIVPSPSEEEGDAPGGPTPAGTQDTSEAQTLNKDSGSPSQRNYVDTTLPDLIRSGRPLGRRRTLGPVSDTLKEVRREVELSRRRSLKLKAQVDKLQESRDGPGWSKHRERVTEEVLSILRLLYPLTEPKSSPAEPTGQENCLDAALNQLQGVARKLAISHTKQACKSGAAKENGREDSAILQQALRDRDEAIEKKKAMEAELLRSKTEMMTLNNQLLEAVQKRLELSLELEAWKEDVQLILNQQLLSQQQAEQAEQAQRKPSRLGLMRRTNRAPIQRPISFSLPATPSNGSNHVFPPRSLSSSNSTCPRATAAPAPSIPPASPQRTWRDRLRRGKNRAGDQDASGQELQASVRGTDDGFQVVSLD; encoded by the exons ATGGATGACTCCGTGCCTTTCTCAGTCCTCAATGAGAGGATGAAACCTCACTTCACTGCCATGGATAGACTTTGCTCCTCTTTGAACACGCTGCAGGACAGACAGCGGGGATCACTCAGAAGCACCTCTTCAACTGTTCAACCCACAGTCCTGCCCCCAACATCAGAACCTGAACCAGATCCGGAGTCGCTGGACTGTGGAACCACTGTGGACCCAGAAGAACCAGGAGACAAACAAGAGCGGGCGGATTCGAACTCTGATGGGCTGTTGTCTCTGACTGTAGAAGAAGAGGATGTTGCTGATCAGGTGTCCATTGACAACCTGGTTCCTATTTTGACCTTAGAAGACATGAATCTTTTTGGTCACGAGGAGTTGGCTGTGGTTCTGGAGAGCATCGTTCCCTCTCCGTCCGAGGAGGAGGGCGACGCTCCGGGTGGCCCGACACCGGCAGGGACACAGGACACTTCAGAAGCGCAAACCTTGAATAAAGACAGTGGGAGCCCGTCACAGAGGAATTACGTCGACACCACCCTGCCGGACCTGATCAGGAGTGGAAGACCGCTTGGCAGACGCAGGACTCTTGGACCTGTCTCAGACACA TTAAAGGAGGTGCGCAGAGAGGTGGAGCTGTCTCGGAGGCGCAGTCTTAAGCTTAAGGCCCAGGTGGACAAACTGCAGGAGAGCAGAGATGGACCAGGATGGAGCAAACACAGAGAGAgg GTCACAGAGGAGGTCCTCTCCATTCTGAGGCTGCTGTACCCTCTGACAGAACCAAAGTCTAGTCCAGCGGAGCCCACCGGTCAGGAGAACTGTCTAGACGCCGCTCTGAACCAGCTGCAGGGTGTTGCCCGCAAGCTGGCCATCAGCCACACCAAACAG GCGTGTAAGTCTGGAGCAGCAAAGGAGAATGGAAGGGAGGACAGTGCTATTCTACAGCAAGCGTTAAGGGACAGGGACGAGGCCATAGAAAA AAAGAAGGCAATGGAGGCTGAACTCCTGCGCAGTAAGACTGAGATGATGACTCTAAACAACCAGCTGCTGGAGGCCGTACAGAAACGGCTGGAGCTCTCTCTGGAGCTCGAGGCCTGGAAG GAGGATGTTCAGCTAATCCTCAACCAGCAGCTGCTGAGCCAGCAGCAGGCCGAGCAGGCCGAGCAGGCCCAGAGGAAGCCCTCTCGTCTGGGTCTAATGAGGAGGACCAACAGAGCCCCCATCCAGAGGCCCATCTCCTTCTCGCTCCCCGCCACCCCTTCAAACGGCTCAAATCACGTCTTTCCTCCCAGATCCTTGTCATCTTCAAATTCCACGTGTCCGAGAGCCACTGCCGCCCCGGCTCCCAGCATACCTCCTGCCAGCCCTCAGCGCACCTGGAGAGACAGGTTAAGGAGGGGCAAGAACAGGGCAGGAGACCAGGATGCATCCGGGCAAGAACTGCAGGCATCGGTGCGTGGCACGGACGATGGCTTCCAGGTTGTGTCGCTTGACTGA